CAAACatgtttggggtgggggagttGGAGAACACTGGAACAGGAGATGAAAAGTGGCCGCGGCTCCTATGCCTcagtgagggggaggggcacCAGCAGCCTGCGCACCCTTGATAAGGCAGCACTACCCGGTCCTAATCAGGAGTAACCCCCGGCCTAACACCAGTGTTGGAAAGGTAAGATTTTCCTGACTCAGCTAGCCTCCTGATCTGCACAAGGATGGGTTGTGTATACTCCAGTCAAGCCCCTCCCCACCACCCGGCCCCAACCAAGAGATGGTCACCCATCAGCTCCACCCCACTTTGGCCTGAGCCTGGCCCTGGCCAGAAAGGCTGTTTTTACTGTGggctctctttcctccccttgtGTTTGCCAAAGTCTTCAATAAACCAAAGTCCACATCCGGTTTACCCCCCCAACTCCCCTAGGCCACAACTACCCCACCCAGACCAtcatggatggagggaggggcttCAGAATAGTTCAGGACTTCTATGGGGGAGCAATTAAGTAACTCCAGTTTAGAGAGCAAGCAGTCTGTCCCCAAGCTGTGTTCCACCCACACTTCTCCATACAACCCACCCAGCACATTGGCAAACCACAGGCTCacttgacaccccccccccccccaaggcccAGAGGCCCTTCTCCTGTACAAAGGCCAAAGGATTCTTCTCTTCCTTGGCTGGGACTCAGTCAGGTGGAACTCTGAACCGCCTTCCCTAGTTCCAGTCCAGCAGTAGTAACAGGCggacagtgggaggagagatTTTAATACCATAAATCAGAGTGGGCCTGCCTCTCACTGCCAGGCCCCTTCTGGGGCTTCCTATCTTCATATTGCCTGGAAGGCTGCCTGCAGCCAGGGCTCCCCCATCCCTAGGAAGGATCCAGCACCAGCCTGAGAGGGAGGCAACAGCAGCtaaaggagtgggaggaggagaaagaagcttGTGCAGGCGCATGTAGGTGGGTGTGTACTTATGTGTGAGAACACATGTAAAGTGTCAGGTTTATAGGCTCTGGCTCAGGGACAGtacaggatgggaaaggaggtagGGCAAGAAACACATCCTTTCTCCGTGGCACTGTGGGCTTACCCTACCTATCCCAGGGACAGAAATAATGGGTTCCATGGGAAACATCCCTAAGTCTGAGCTTTAAGGACTTGAGCCCTTTGAGTTTGGTGGAGTGACAGATCCAGTCTGTGGGGACACTAGGTCTGTCTCCTGTTGAAAGCCCTGGAAAGGTGGGAGGTAAGAAGTAAAGGAGACAGGTCTCTGCTAGAAGAATTTGACTCCTCGGCCATCGCTGACAGTGATGATCTCAGCCTTGTGCTCATGCTGCAGGGCCTGCAGAGCGCGCAGCAGGGTCGCCTCATCCAGCCCATGGAACTCTAGACAGGAAGAGATGATCAGTCAGGGACATTCCGTTCTCACCATGGTTGAGCTAGAAGCTGAGACCTTCCAAAGCCAGGATATTCTATTTGTATACTATCTGCACTGCTGCAGCTGTACCTCACAATTCCTGGGCATTCCTGGGGAGTTTGGAGTAGAAGGCAGCCTGGGTCAGCATTGAAATGAATCAGGCTCCTTTCACAGGAAGCTGCCTCAATTCTGAAGGACCTGCTCCTGAGTTCTCTTTCCCTCTGCTCCCGTCAAATATCTGATGTGCCAGGAACACCTTTGCCTTTAGGACCACAAAGCAACCCTGATAATCAGACCTAAGCCAGTGCCCATCACTGGACAGGGACCCTATCCAAACAAAGTTGCACAAACCAGGAGGATCTGCCTTAATACACAAGTGTAGTTGGCATCCCCTAGCCAGGAGACTGCTCAAGTTCAGAGCTAAGTTCAGAGTTAGGTAAGCCTAACTGTAAGAGCACCAAAAGCCAGCGATCAGAGATACCGGGATGATACTCTTGAGAGATGTGAGAGGCAGCAGACAAGCCTTGACAGGCTTGCTCACCTCACCCCCTGAGGGAGCCCAGCTCAAGTCAGAGAGTGAGCTTTCTGGGGAAGCCTCCAGCTTTGCACAGGCTGAGTGGTGGGCTGGGCCAGGCAATAGTGCTGAACTCATGGGGTGCTTGCCCATGAGTGGGCAACAGCAAGCAGAGGCCtgcaggggaggggagacagcCAAGAGGTGTAAAGTGCTGGAGCAGAATCACAGCCTGGCAGAAATCCCCATCCCCCTTACCCTGGCAAAGGCTGAAACCTTTGGTGATCCTGGGGATCAGAATAAAGAGTCACAGAAAAAAGGAGCTAAGAAGGTGTTTActctatgaaaaaaatcaaagaccatACAAATCCTTGCCTGGCACAAACCCAAAGTTTTTAaatgggttgggggtggggctgggggtgttgGCCCAATACCTTCAGCTGACACCCACAAATCTTGAGCTCTCTGAGAAGGAACAGTGAAAGAGAGCTTGAGTCAGCAGGGAATGAGATTCCAAGCTTAATCCCCACGCTGGTTCCTCAACTGGCTTCTACAGTAACAATTCTCAACATTCCCCTGAAAAATCTTATAAGATATACAAACTTCCACACCAACAAAGAGTTGTTCTCTTTGTGAATTCAAATGGTATGAAATGTTTAGATGAGAGTTTAAAAGTTTTGTActgggctggagaaacagctcagtggttaagaatactctCTGCTCTTATGGAGGTAaagggtttggttctcagcacctacatgacagctcatGACAGTTCTAAGGGATCAATCCAATGACCCCCTTCTGGTCcctatgggcaccaggcacatatgtggtgcatatacaaacatttaagtaaacactcacacacataacataaaaaaatcttaaaaacaaaacaaaacaaaaaaaaaccttagaacTTTTGCATCATGGGaattcagagacagagaaatggttAGTCTGATGATGCAGTAAACCAATCCTGGTCAGAAgcgggtggcgcacgcctttcatcccagaacttgggaggcagaggaggcagatctcttagttcaaggccagcctgatctacacagcaagtttcagagagccagggctacacagagaaatcctgcctttaaaaacaaaacactggagaaaagacGACTGTGATCAGAgaactggaagaagaaaaaggtatTACCTTCATCCTCTGTGTCTTCCCCACTGGTCAGTTCATACAGGGTAAACACAGAGTTATTCTGGCCACTCCTGGAAACCTGAGGGCACAAAAAATAAGGGCTGAGCAGGGACCCAGAGTCTCCTGGGACAGGGTGAACTTTAGCTCTACCTTTCTTTCCTCCAGGAATGGTACCTATACCCAAATCAGGACTATTACCTCTGCAATGTCCTAAGCCTGTAAACCCTACAGGTgctatatttgtatgtgtgtacacacattcgGAACCACTAAACCACAGCCTTTCACGTGTCTCAAAAGTGACCTCTCATTCTGGTTATTTTCTGTTCAGGAGTGGGTGGTGTGTATTTGTTATATTTAGGCCGTTGAtgcttcctcccctcctcctctcttgggAATGTCTGGAGCTGGTGGTAAGTAGGAATTTGAAGGACAGAGTATTCTGTCATCACACCCACACTGGTTCAGAAGGTCTCATTCATGTGGACTACACCATGAACGCACAGTGGGAGAGGGaacccagggtttttttttttttttttttttttcctcccttcctttccccatttaTCTCCTGTGGCCAGAGGCTCCAGCCAACAATAGCACTCCTGGTTCCCAGGGCTGCATTCTCCAAACATGGCCTCACGTAGCCTCTGGCCTCCTACAGTCAAAGACAGAGAGATTTTGTGCAGGAGAGACATTGCGTCACCGAAGGATGGGTGCCAGCAAGGCCCATGCTGCCTCTTGCCCACTCCCCACTTTGCCAGGTCTGCATCTAACAACACCAGCTATCTGTCGGGCACAGGCAGCCATTCTTCTTTCCCATGGGTCATTGCTTAGTGCTTAGCAGGGCAGCCTCACCCATTGATAAATGAGTTTCCCCCATTCTTCTGGCCTCCGCCACATGATCAGGAAGCTAGACTTATTCTTATCCAACCACTCGAGGTTCCCTGTAAAACAGATACCCATGAAAGCATCATGCTCTAAAATAGGCACAAAAGCAAATACCAACATCGGCAAGACTCTGCTATCAGAACAAGAGATAcagtatttattttactattcttATTTATAAGGTACCCTGTTCTCCTTAGTCTATCTCTTCTTAGGTCAGAGAgggattttaattttgtatactaacaggggaggagaaagaactgGGCTATCTCAGAATACTTGGGGCCTCAAgctggggaaaacaaacaaaaaaaagtcactAAAAGGAAAAGAGTTGCCCTGCTGTGCCCTCAGAAAAAAACCCAAGTCAGAGGACCccgcttcaattcccagcactcacatagcagcttacaactgtctgtaactctagttccaggggatctgacaccctcagacatatatgaaggcaaataTCACTGCACACTTTAAAAAcactagtttgttttgtttttttcgagactgggtttctctgtgtagccctggctgtcctggaactcactctgtagaccaggctggcctcgaactcagaaatccgcctgcctctgcctcccaagtgctgggattaaaggcgtgcgccaccactgccaggcaaaaAACgctgttaaaacaaacaaacaaacaacaaaaaaaccaaaaacaaaaaacaggtatCTGAGGAACTGAACCCACCTTTCTTCCTCAATTCTTCTAATACAATCTGAATTGATTCCACAGGAAGTTTCCCTGGTTTAAGGTTAAGGGGATGGCCTACATGTGAATTGTGAATTgggttaaataaaaaaatttttggaATTGGGCCCATGATGAAGAGTCAACTAGCCCCCTACTTTCCCTgcttatacatacatgcaatttTTGAAGAAGATATAAGTTTGCATTTCCTCAATATTCTGGAAAGGAAGGTAAAAAGAACTTCCAGTTCTAGCAAAATGTGGTGGCACAGGTCTGTAATACCAGCTCTTATGGGAAGGATACCGGAGAATCACCAGTCCAAGGATGGGGCTGGGCTATAGAGATCAGGTCTcaaaaaaaaggcaaaagttttacaaaataaaagggTGTTAccccttccttcattctctgcccTCTTCTCCACAAATTTTACCTATGAATCAGACAGCAAAAATAAATGACCCTCACTTCCTGGGAGAGGTGGGGTAAGTACAGAAAATTATTATAGATGGTTGGGGATTTGAGCCTCACAGAAAGGAGATTCAAATAGTTTTAAAGGGTCCAGTTTGTAAAGCTTGAGACTTATAGACCCCAGCACTCATTAACTAAGGTAAGAGGAGCTTGCACTGCCTGCAAGAGTGCATATAATGATTGTCTGCCATGTATGTTAGCTGTTTCCCAAGTCCAGTTGGAATAGAAACCTGCCTACTGTGGGTAAAGACAGGCGGGGAGATGTAGTCTGGGCATGTAGAAAAGTGTAGGAGTGCGTGTGTGTGGCTATGGAAGAGCCTGAGGGAGGATACGCTGTAGCTTGACGTTGTTGAAGAGCGGGCTCTCCTGGGCTTCCATCACCGTCATGCTGGACTGTTTGTGCAGGCGGCAGAAGGACAGAACCAGAGAGCACCAGGCGGCCAGCTGCTTCTGCCGGGTGTCCACGTTCGGCTGTAACCTGCCGGGTGAAGGGAGTGGG
The nucleotide sequence above comes from Arvicanthis niloticus isolate mArvNil1 chromosome 6, mArvNil1.pat.X, whole genome shotgun sequence. Encoded proteins:
- the Vps25 gene encoding vacuolar protein-sorting-associated protein 25, which translates into the protein MAMSFEWPWQYRFPPFFTLQPNVDTRQKQLAAWCSLVLSFCRLHKQSSMTVMEAQESPLFNNVKLQRKLPVESIQIVLEELRKKGNLEWLDKNKSSFLIMWRRPEEWGKLIYQWVSRSGQNNSVFTLYELTSGEDTEDEEFHGLDEATLLRALQALQHEHKAEIITVSDGRGVKFF